In Mobula hypostoma chromosome 10, sMobHyp1.1, whole genome shotgun sequence, a single genomic region encodes these proteins:
- the LOC134353376 gene encoding serine protease 23-like encodes MGQLRILLVILYFASHSRVSNTYSNTTWNRQKIPILLPQETVKLGKPRFSAKARPDLITHCNAECLWREAHSSLEDLKENLSFETIYTNGTRTLTKVDISGFDSDSLLSEKHTPRQSRSRHKRQIFGADGRFDIRGKKFLLNFPFSTTVKISTGCTGILVSERHVLTAAHCIHDGKDYVKGAKKLKVGFLIENLKTQLPKSSKLPPKLLTRWSRVKRTQVPRGWIRSQNELSMDYDYALLELKRPHNKPYMEFTVMPSSAQVAGNRIHFSGFDSDRPGQLVYRFCSIINETPHLIYQHCDAQPGSSGSGVYAKLWLPEKHEWERKIVGIFSGHQWVDLNGVQQDYNVAVRITPLKYAQICYWIKGNYSECYSN; translated from the coding sequence ATGGGACAATTAAGGATTCTACTGGTTATTTTATATTTTGCCAGCCACTCCCGGGTATCTAACACATACTCTAATACAACCTGGAACAGACAGAAGATCCCAATACTCCTTCCTCAAGAAACAGTGAAGCTAGGCAAACCGCGATTTTCTGCCAAAGCCAGACCGGACCTGATAACCCACTGCAATGCAGAGTGCCTGTGGAGAGAAGCTCACTCATCCTTAGAGGACTTGAAGGAAAATCTCTCTTTTGAAACAATTTACACCAATGGCACTCGAACCCTTACCAAGGTAGATATCTCTGGCTTTGACTCCGACTCCCTGCTCTCCGAAAAGCACACCCCACGGCAGTCACGGTCCCGGCACAAGCGACAGATCTTTGGGGCGGATGGCAGGTTCGATATTCGTGGAAAAAAGTTCCTGCTCAACTTCCCATTTTCTACAACAGTGAAGATCTCCACTGGGTGCACAGGTATCCTGGTGTCAGAGAGACACGTGTTAACTGCAGCACATTGTATCCACGATGGGAAGGATTATGTCAAAGGAGCAAAAAAGTTAAAGGTTGGGTTTTTAATAGAGAATCTGAAAACCCAGTTGCCAAAAAGCTCGAAGCTTCCACCAAAACTCTTGACAAGGTGGTCACGGGTCAAACGCACACAGGTTCCAAGGGGCTGGATACGATCTCAGAATGAACTCAGTATGGACTATGACTATGCGTTGTTGGAACTGAAGAGGCCACATAATAAGCCATACATGGAGTTTACAGTTATGCCATCTTCAGCCCAAGTGGCTGGCAATAGAATTCACTTTTCTGGATTTGATAGTGACAGGCCTGGGCAACTGGTGTATCGATTTTGCTCAATCATCAATGAGACACCTCATCTTATTTACCAGCACTGTGATGCCCAACCGGGTTCTAGTGGTTCTGGTGTGTATGCCAAGTTGTGGTTGCCAGAGAAACATGAATGGGAAAGGAAAATTGTTGGAATATTTTCAGGCCATCAGTGGGTGGACCTCAACGGGGTGCAGCAAGATTACAACGTGGCAGTCCGAATCACACCGCTGAAGTATGCACAAATCTGTTATTGGATCAAAGGGAATTACAGCGAATGTTACTccaattga